A genomic region of Antennarius striatus isolate MH-2024 chromosome 2, ASM4005453v1, whole genome shotgun sequence contains the following coding sequences:
- the LOC137613503 gene encoding uncharacterized protein: MERCARAIVYWPGMSEGIRATRYRCADCNRNAPSHTATPPLPSSPPSTPFEAVFAYFFDYGGRHYLVVGDCLSGWVEVLCSTAGTDMGGSAGLVHHLRSFFGSFGIPEELSSDGGPEFMAGQTQDFLRLWNVEYRVSSVAFPQSNGRAEVAVKTAKRLLMSNTGPTGSLDHDRFLRAMIQLRNTPDPDCSLSPAQIVYGRPLRGSLSFATKLEKFSDSRVRPLWRQAWAAKEDALRTRMSRTAESLRTHSRPLCPLAPGTRVFLQNQQGPSPNKWDRSGVVVESLGHDQYRVKVDGSGRLTLRNRRFLRGYTPATPYSPLRPVAPLPPPVAPDCQPLPVRPCPATTHDAGLGPSLLLPSDGLTSGLGSGSSPPLPSDEVTSDLRSQGYPVPSGVVPPASPRVARSPPPPPPPLSAQPCRSRRPPKHYEPETGRWVVN, translated from the coding sequence ATGGAGCGGTGCGCCCGTGCCATCGTCTACTGGCCTGGGATGTCAGAGGGCATCCGAGCCACCAGGTACAGGTGTGCGGACTGTAACCGCAATGCGCCATCACATACAGCCACGCCACCCCTGCCGTCCTCACCGCCGTCCACCCCGTTTGAGGCTGTGTTTGCTTACTTCTTTGACTATGGGGGCCGCCACTATCTTGTTGTCGGGGATTGTCTGTCAGGCTGGGTGGAGGTCCTGTGCTCCACTGCTGGCACTGATATGGGAGGCTCAGCTGGCCTGGTTCACCACCTTCGTTCGTTCTTCGGCTCCTTTGGCATCCCAGAGGAACTTTCTAGCGATGGTGGCCCGGAGTTCATGGCGGGCCAGACGCAAGACTTCCTCCGCTTGTGGAACGTTGAGTATCGTGTGTCCTCTGTCGCTTTCCCGCAGTCGAACGGGAGGGCGGAAGTCGCGGTTAAGACTGCGAAGCGCCTCCTGATGTCCAACACTGGCCCGACTGGCAGTCTCGATCACGACCGCTTTCTGCGTGCCATGATACAGTTGCGCAACACGCCTGACCCTGACTGTAGCCTCTCACCGGCGCAGATTGTCTATGGTCGCCCCCTTCGTGGTTCGCTTTCCTTCGCCACCAAGCTTGAGAAGTTCTCGGACTCTCGTGTCCGCCCACTCTGGCGCCAGGCGTGGGCGGCGAAGGAGGATGCCCTTCGGACCCGGATGTCCCGTACCGCCGAATCCCTGAGGACTCACTCGAGGCCGCTCTGCCCGTTGGCACCCGGTACGAGGGTGTTTCTCCAGAATCAGCAGGGCCCGAGCCCCAACAAGTGGGACAGATCGGGAGTGGTGGTGGAGTCGCTTGGCCACGACCAGTATCGGGTTAAGGTGGATGGATCGGGCCGTTTGACTTTACGGAACCGGCGGTTCCTCCGTGGCTATACGCCAGCCACCCCCTATTCCCCACTGCGACCTGTGGCTCCGTTGCCGCCTCCTGTGGCTCCGGACTGCCAGCCTCTGCCTGTCCGCCCATGCCCGGCGACCACCCATGATGCAGGTTTGGGCCCCTCCCTTCTGCTGCCGTCTGATGGGCTAACGTCCGGCCTCGGATCCGGCTCCTCCCCTCCGCTGCCGTCTGATGAGGTGACCTCCGACCTCAGATCCCAAGGCTACCCTGTTCCCTCCGGCGTCGTCCCACCTGCGTCACCTCGGGTGGCGCGGTCGCCGCCACCTCCGCCTCCGCCCCTGTCTGCGCAACCGTGCCGCTCTAGGAGACCGCCTAAGCACTACGAACCTGAGACTGGCCGTTGGGTGGTGAACTGA